Proteins encoded by one window of Thermobaculum terrenum ATCC BAA-798:
- a CDS encoding anti-sigma factor domain-containing protein, with protein MNCEVVEDKIPALALGALDDSELEEIKAHILACNKCKSELLSYTPVLDALNLSVDEFDLPTGFNRRLMKRINPQAVKNSRQGETVQVQQSNFTSKLVVAWGVAIVLLFVAILLGARAWTLEKSLAEQHNYDEHMVALMTSDNVQTLDLRAQGTDVRAKLYLSQDGREGVLMVSNLTPDSTYEVWLVGSDGRVMAATFTPLSNGTARVYLDPEGGLSKYQRIDIVVQGSSRQVITGDL; from the coding sequence ATGAACTGTGAAGTTGTAGAGGATAAAATCCCAGCTCTAGCCCTTGGGGCTCTGGACGATTCCGAGCTTGAGGAGATCAAAGCTCATATACTCGCGTGTAACAAGTGTAAGTCTGAATTGCTCTCATATACACCCGTGTTAGATGCCTTAAATCTATCAGTCGATGAGTTTGATCTGCCGACGGGTTTCAATCGCAGGCTTATGAAGAGGATCAATCCTCAAGCTGTAAAGAACAGTAGACAAGGAGAAACTGTGCAAGTACAGCAATCAAACTTTACCTCAAAGCTCGTGGTCGCTTGGGGTGTGGCTATAGTGCTGTTGTTTGTAGCTATTCTCTTAGGCGCCAGAGCTTGGACTCTGGAGAAAAGCTTGGCGGAGCAGCACAACTATGATGAGCACATGGTAGCTCTCATGACAAGCGATAACGTGCAGACTCTGGACCTCCGTGCTCAGGGTACCGATGTGCGAGCCAAGCTATATCTGAGTCAGGATGGCCGCGAAGGGGTATTGATGGTAAGTAATCTGACTCCAGACAGCACATATGAGGTTTGGCTTGTTGGCTCTGATGGAAGGGTGATGGCAGCCACCTTCACTCCTCTATCTAATGGTACTGCCAGAGTATATTTGGATCCTGAAGGTGGTTTATCTAAATATCAGAGAATAGATATAGTAGTGCAAGGTTCTTCTCGCCAGGTGATTACTGGGGATTTGTAA
- a CDS encoding class I SAM-dependent methyltransferase — protein sequence MFLPANTDFSQISANALACTSIHHSKHGPIVRCNNCGLIFANPRPSPQKIIEIYSQVEDHVYLAEEEGRVATFKNNLAEISRYKRKGKLLDVGCHVGTFLDIAKDYGYEVYGLEPSKWAAEYCRNKRNIEVQECGLSEANLEDSSFEVITMWDVIEHLTDPYKELRRANSLLRDDGILAITTMNVDSVFAKVLGKHYPWYMLMHLYYFTPDTMEKILGKSGFRILEIKHHIRVVSLRYLFSKIKAYSPAAYRAAHTVAHLLKIHDLKVPLNFGDIMTVIARKI from the coding sequence TTGTTTCTGCCAGCAAACACTGACTTCTCACAGATCTCAGCTAACGCTCTAGCTTGTACAAGCATCCACCATAGCAAACATGGACCTATTGTGAGGTGCAATAATTGCGGCCTGATATTTGCCAATCCCAGACCTTCTCCACAGAAAATAATCGAGATCTACTCACAAGTAGAGGATCATGTATATCTTGCCGAAGAAGAGGGACGAGTAGCCACCTTCAAGAACAACCTTGCTGAGATCTCCAGATATAAAAGAAAGGGCAAGTTGCTGGATGTGGGATGCCACGTTGGCACATTTTTGGATATAGCTAAAGACTATGGCTATGAGGTCTACGGGCTTGAACCATCAAAGTGGGCAGCTGAGTATTGCAGGAATAAGAGAAACATAGAGGTACAGGAATGCGGCCTTTCTGAGGCAAATCTGGAGGATAGTAGCTTCGAAGTAATAACCATGTGGGATGTTATAGAGCACCTTACAGATCCTTATAAGGAACTCAGAAGAGCAAACTCGTTGCTAAGAGACGACGGCATTTTGGCAATCACCACTATGAACGTAGATTCCGTGTTCGCCAAGGTATTGGGGAAGCACTATCCTTGGTATATGCTAATGCACTTATATTACTTTACGCCAGACACAATGGAGAAAATACTTGGAAAATCAGGGTTCAGAATTCTGGAAATCAAGCATCACATTAGGGTTGTTAGCCTAAGATATCTCTTCTCCAAGATAAAAGCCTACAGTCCAGCAGCCTATAGAGCTGCTCATACCGTTGCTCATCTCCTAAAGATACATGATCTTAAGGTTCCTTTGAACTTTGGAGATATCATGACGGTCATAGCCAGAAAGATATAG
- the malQ gene encoding 4-alpha-glucanotransferase, with the protein MNDHRRSGVLLHLTSIPTKYSIGDMGPKAYEFLDFITSSGLSIWQMLPVGPVGKSNSPYQSYSAFAGNHLLISPDLLLEEGILATADLPKEPNTKHQRTDYALARRIKSLILQKAFSRFTPTKDFESFCEEYSYWLDDYAMFMTLLELNNGRPWNLWHTDISRRDKTTLERLSREHKQRIMFHKFAQYLFFKQWFELKKACNSRGVKILGDLPIFVAHNSADVWAHPEIFKLKPDGNPRMIAGVPPDYFSSTGQLWGNPLYDWQMLEAQNYSWWIDRLKWSLKLFDMVRIDHFRGFCACWEVPYGETTAVNGRWVKVPGAKFFRTAIKALGSLPVIAEDLGVITPEVEALRDKFGFPGMKVLQFAFTNPQNQYLPHNYVTFNCVVYTGTHDNNTTLGWWEELDSKHKSIVRSYVGRKTGKDLVWELIRMGISSTAKYAIFPLQDFLTLGSEARMNIPGTEFGNWEWSYPESALSEEIAGRIKHLCKLYNRVPPEEKEQQITNPQ; encoded by the coding sequence ATGAATGATCACAGAAGAAGTGGTGTGTTACTTCACCTAACATCAATCCCCACCAAGTACTCTATAGGAGATATGGGGCCCAAAGCTTATGAATTTCTGGATTTTATTACAAGTAGCGGGCTAAGCATATGGCAAATGTTACCGGTAGGTCCAGTTGGAAAATCTAATTCTCCGTACCAATCCTATTCGGCCTTTGCCGGCAACCACCTACTGATAAGTCCAGATCTGCTGCTCGAGGAGGGAATACTGGCAACAGCAGACTTACCAAAAGAGCCTAATACCAAGCATCAGCGGACAGATTATGCCCTCGCAAGAAGGATAAAGTCACTCATTCTACAGAAAGCCTTCTCAAGGTTTACCCCTACCAAGGATTTTGAGTCCTTTTGCGAAGAATACAGCTACTGGCTAGATGATTATGCAATGTTCATGACACTCCTTGAGCTGAATAATGGTAGGCCCTGGAACCTTTGGCACACTGATATCTCCAGAAGAGACAAGACGACGCTAGAAAGATTAAGTAGAGAGCATAAGCAAAGGATAATGTTCCATAAGTTCGCCCAATACTTGTTCTTCAAGCAATGGTTTGAGCTAAAGAAGGCATGTAATTCTCGCGGCGTTAAGATCCTAGGAGATCTGCCCATATTTGTTGCTCATAACAGCGCAGATGTTTGGGCTCATCCAGAAATATTTAAGCTCAAACCAGATGGTAACCCACGCATGATAGCTGGTGTTCCACCGGACTATTTCAGCAGCACCGGGCAGCTATGGGGCAACCCCCTCTATGACTGGCAGATGCTAGAAGCTCAAAATTATTCTTGGTGGATAGATAGACTCAAGTGGTCACTTAAGCTCTTTGACATGGTAAGGATAGACCATTTCAGGGGTTTCTGCGCTTGCTGGGAAGTACCATATGGAGAAACAACCGCAGTAAATGGTAGGTGGGTAAAGGTTCCTGGGGCAAAGTTCTTCAGAACAGCCATAAAAGCTTTAGGTTCACTGCCTGTAATAGCTGAAGACTTAGGGGTTATCACTCCGGAAGTAGAAGCGCTGCGTGACAAGTTTGGCTTCCCGGGCATGAAGGTACTACAGTTTGCATTCACGAACCCACAAAATCAGTACTTGCCTCACAACTACGTAACCTTCAACTGTGTAGTGTATACCGGCACGCACGACAACAACACTACACTGGGTTGGTGGGAAGAGCTAGACAGCAAACATAAATCTATAGTTAGAAGCTATGTAGGGAGAAAAACTGGAAAGGATTTAGTATGGGAGCTTATTAGAATGGGGATCTCCTCGACTGCAAAGTATGCAATTTTCCCGCTACAAGATTTTCTAACTCTCGGGTCAGAGGCGAGGATGAACATCCCTGGTACAGAGTTCGGAAACTGGGAATGGAGTTATCCTGAAAGTGCGCTATCCGAGGAAATTGCAGGCAGAATAAAGCATCTATGCAAGCTGTACAATAGGGTACCTCCAGAGGAGAAAGAGCAACAGATTACAAATCCCCAGTAA
- a CDS encoding ABC transporter ATP-binding protein yields the protein MSDPVPVIEAQGIGKLYNRRWALRNVNIKVFAGERVLLWGPNGSGKTSLLRILATLSRASRGELKLFGLEAIKYKRDLRNRIGYLGHNLTLYDDLTARENLNLYSKLYSVKNPENLYMPLIYTFGLVSFLDSRVRNYSRGMQQKLAIVKALIHQPEILLLDEPSTGLDAESTHKLEEVLAQYDGTIVFSSHDLEFGLSVGNRVLVLSNGSIIADKSVQEIDSIDLQHPTQRHKLTIQP from the coding sequence ATGAGTGACCCCGTACCTGTTATAGAAGCCCAAGGTATAGGAAAGCTTTATAACCGACGTTGGGCACTAAGGAACGTAAATATCAAAGTCTTTGCTGGGGAGAGGGTTCTATTATGGGGACCAAATGGGTCTGGCAAAACATCTCTGCTAAGGATTTTGGCTACTCTGTCCAGAGCCAGCAGGGGGGAGCTAAAGCTCTTTGGACTTGAAGCGATAAAGTACAAGCGTGACCTACGAAATAGAATAGGTTATCTAGGTCATAACCTAACCCTCTATGACGACCTCACTGCAAGGGAAAATCTCAACCTGTACTCGAAGCTTTACTCAGTAAAGAACCCTGAAAACCTCTACATGCCCTTGATATATACTTTTGGCTTGGTATCTTTTCTAGATTCCAGAGTGCGCAACTACTCCAGAGGCATGCAACAGAAGCTAGCGATCGTCAAGGCCCTGATTCATCAACCAGAAATACTACTGTTGGACGAGCCCAGCACAGGACTCGATGCAGAGTCTACTCACAAACTGGAAGAGGTTCTTGCCCAGTACGATGGCACGATAGTCTTCAGCAGCCACGACCTTGAATTTGGATTAAGTGTAGGCAATCGTGTATTGGTATTATCTAATGGAAGCATAATAGCAGATAAGAGCGTACAGGAGATCGACTCAATAGATCTACAGCATCCCACACAAAGGCATAAACTAACCATCCAACCATGA
- a CDS encoding YihY/virulence factor BrkB family protein yields the protein MSFLVPYLNKLEQLGNKIRVPLARHIGIADLLKQVWKEASEDHLGDFAASLTYHGIFAIFPFLTFLISMLGIFDKVLGVFDTSQLIKDFLSRPQVRQAIPVEVIDFVQQQIDRLIGNIRPGTFTTGAIVSVLLALWGVSGAFRSIMESLNVVYEIKDSRPIWKKYLISIMLSVIAVLLLLSAGILAVFGPKIADWLARTTGLGTLFAWSWKIAQWPLLILIALLAFALIYHYGPDIKQPLRLVTPGSILALLGWLVFTLIFSLYVNNFGNYNKTYGTLAGAILLMLYMYYSSYILLMGGEVNHVVETYSKTSEEVKQSV from the coding sequence ATGTCATTTCTGGTTCCGTATCTGAACAAGCTGGAACAGCTAGGTAACAAGATTAGGGTTCCACTGGCAAGACACATAGGAATCGCAGATCTGCTAAAGCAAGTCTGGAAGGAAGCCTCGGAAGATCACTTGGGGGATTTTGCAGCCAGCCTGACCTATCATGGCATATTTGCCATTTTCCCTTTTCTGACTTTCCTAATATCTATGCTGGGAATATTTGACAAAGTGCTGGGCGTATTTGACACCTCTCAGCTAATAAAAGACTTCTTATCACGCCCCCAGGTCAGGCAAGCTATACCAGTAGAGGTCATAGATTTCGTACAGCAACAGATAGATAGACTTATAGGTAACATAAGACCTGGAACTTTTACTACAGGTGCCATAGTATCCGTACTCTTAGCCCTATGGGGAGTATCGGGGGCCTTTAGGTCGATCATGGAATCTCTCAATGTAGTGTACGAGATAAAAGATTCAAGACCGATCTGGAAGAAGTACCTTATATCGATAATGCTATCTGTTATTGCTGTACTATTACTGCTGAGCGCAGGCATACTAGCAGTCTTTGGACCTAAGATAGCAGATTGGCTGGCTCGTACCACCGGTCTAGGAACGCTCTTTGCCTGGAGCTGGAAGATAGCTCAATGGCCCTTGCTTATACTTATAGCTCTATTAGCCTTTGCACTTATCTATCACTACGGCCCAGATATCAAGCAGCCACTCAGACTCGTAACACCAGGCTCGATCTTAGCCCTTCTTGGCTGGCTAGTCTTCACACTTATATTCTCCTTGTATGTAAACAACTTTGGTAACTACAACAAGACCTACGGAACGTTGGCCGGAGCCATATTACTGATGCTTTACATGTATTACTCCTCTTACATACTCCTAATGGGTGGCGAGGTCAACCATGTCGTAGAGACCTACAGCAAGACCAGCGAGGAAGTTAAGCAAAGCGTATAA
- a CDS encoding sigma factor-like helix-turn-helix DNA-binding protein encodes MPRLETNPKQISEENKQKVSRLLPIYKDKLKDTWVFALEMRYGLNEESREYSYEEIAQVLGLSKLTVQKIIRGAIHSLEGLERKDRWRSSIKEDKYKNIMDA; translated from the coding sequence ATGCCTCGGCTGGAAACGAATCCCAAACAGATATCTGAGGAAAATAAGCAGAAGGTAAGTAGATTGTTGCCCATATATAAAGACAAGCTGAAGGACACATGGGTCTTTGCTCTTGAGATGCGTTATGGACTCAACGAGGAATCCCGCGAGTACTCATACGAAGAGATTGCTCAGGTTCTTGGTCTTAGCAAACTAACTGTACAAAAGATTATCCGTGGAGCTATTCATTCCTTGGAAGGGCTCGAAAGAAAAGACCGCTGGAGATCCTCCATCAAGGAGGATAAATACAAAAATATTATGGATGCCTAG
- a CDS encoding YtxH domain-containing protein, whose translation MSRAYTALKWFTIGIVLSILFAPRSGRETRSILLSRLRMHGNASQVNDTPVVNNPRENTQQANTSEKRDHRNITRDPLAEIEDKAQSAQEQLDKQVRDNVSQAIDQAIDETQGEVEATLEESRRIIKTEEDSIQEKQENIRSQLNQMPRLKDDHNEQS comes from the coding sequence ATGAGCAGAGCCTACACAGCCTTAAAGTGGTTTACGATAGGCATTGTATTATCTATACTCTTTGCTCCAAGAAGTGGCAGAGAAACTAGATCGATCCTGCTTAGCAGATTAAGAATGCATGGAAATGCATCCCAAGTGAACGATACCCCTGTAGTCAATAACCCTCGAGAGAATACACAGCAAGCTAATACTAGTGAAAAGAGGGATCATAGGAATATCACCAGGGATCCTTTAGCAGAGATTGAAGATAAAGCTCAATCAGCACAAGAGCAGCTTGATAAACAGGTTAGAGACAACGTAAGCCAAGCTATAGATCAGGCGATCGATGAGACTCAAGGTGAAGTTGAAGCCACCCTGGAAGAATCAAGAAGGATCATAAAAACAGAAGAAGATTCTATACAGGAGAAGCAAGAGAATATCAGAAGCCAGCTAAACCAGATGCCTAGGCTGAAGGATGATCATAATGAACAAAGCTAG
- a CDS encoding peroxiredoxin family protein: MNAARWLVAGILAGVLVLLILFGYGLAKQREGDTLEQGARIVSVGGDVPIEPHPAPDFTLKGFDGKQVKLSDYKGKVVIVNFWASWCPPCAEEAPTLESGWQKFKNEGVVFLGVNLWDDPQNAEQFIEDNDLTYINGTTKTGTATEYGLTGIPETYVIDKNGQVIRRWRGPLTDHELANLVEAGLSSK; encoded by the coding sequence ATGAACGCTGCTAGATGGCTGGTAGCTGGTATACTTGCCGGCGTCTTAGTACTACTGATATTGTTCGGCTATGGACTTGCTAAGCAGAGGGAAGGAGATACCCTCGAGCAAGGAGCTAGGATCGTATCTGTAGGCGGAGATGTGCCCATAGAGCCTCACCCAGCACCAGACTTCACTCTAAAGGGTTTTGATGGGAAGCAGGTAAAGTTGTCCGATTATAAAGGTAAGGTCGTAATAGTTAACTTCTGGGCCTCCTGGTGTCCACCGTGTGCCGAAGAAGCTCCCACGCTCGAGTCAGGTTGGCAAAAATTCAAAAATGAGGGCGTGGTTTTCCTCGGCGTTAACTTGTGGGATGATCCACAAAATGCTGAGCAATTTATAGAAGATAACGACCTGACCTACATCAACGGCACTACTAAAACTGGCACAGCTACAGAGTACGGCCTGACAGGTATACCTGAAACCTATGTGATAGACAAAAATGGGCAAGTAATACGTCGGTGGAGAGGACCGCTGACAGATCATGAACTTGCAAACTTGGTTGAGGCTGGACTAAGCTCGAAGTAG
- a CDS encoding heme exporter protein CcmB, protein MKFWQQVLALVHKDLVLEIRRKEIIISMFVFALQILVIFNYAFDLRVENVKSIGPGVIWVSIFFSCAVNVGRTIFLEKERGGWEGLITAPLELGALYVAKLIGNILFMLFAEVLILPMFVVLFNLQVITLPIITVLILGTIGFASISTMFAGLLASTRAREIMLPVLIFPILLPVTIATVEATANHLTGTTAMNRAPWTGLLIAFDALFICAGYILFDQVLEE, encoded by the coding sequence ATGAAATTTTGGCAACAAGTCCTAGCCTTAGTTCACAAAGACCTGGTTCTCGAGATAAGGCGAAAAGAAATCATTATCTCAATGTTCGTCTTTGCCCTCCAGATACTTGTCATATTCAACTACGCTTTCGATCTTCGGGTAGAAAATGTAAAATCAATAGGACCCGGAGTAATCTGGGTGTCGATATTCTTTAGTTGCGCAGTAAACGTGGGGCGTACCATATTTCTCGAGAAAGAGCGCGGAGGTTGGGAAGGTCTTATAACAGCCCCCTTGGAGTTAGGGGCTTTGTATGTTGCTAAACTTATAGGAAATATCCTTTTCATGTTGTTTGCAGAAGTCCTGATACTACCGATGTTTGTGGTGTTGTTCAATCTGCAGGTTATTACACTGCCTATAATAACTGTCTTGATATTAGGCACTATAGGGTTTGCATCGATAAGCACTATGTTCGCAGGGCTTCTAGCTAGTACCAGAGCAAGAGAGATCATGCTGCCAGTACTTATATTCCCAATACTTCTACCCGTAACCATAGCTACTGTGGAAGCCACAGCTAATCACTTGACTGGCACAACAGCTATGAACAGAGCTCCATGGACGGGCCTTCTAATAGCCTTTGATGCGCTATTCATATGCGCTGGTTACATATTATTTGATCAAGTCTTAGAGGAGTAA
- a CDS encoding sigma-70 family RNA polymerase sigma factor: MKRELRKLIDNEDSANQSNSYSDHDDEYLLYLIKERDHQALAEVVNRYGRLAYSLALRILGDQGWAEEVLQDVLVKLWQKPDMYDPKRGDLRRWLLSVTHNAAIDNLRGRHGSEQKYEVGFEKFDILPDGYEDPSEDVVRKLQAEEVRGALALIPSEQKEVIELAYYGGMTISQIAKLTGASTGTVKTRMRLGMMKLRQILTSSGASE; this comes from the coding sequence TTGAAGAGAGAATTGCGTAAGCTAATAGATAACGAAGACTCTGCAAACCAGAGCAATAGCTACTCTGATCACGACGACGAATATCTTTTGTACTTAATAAAAGAGCGAGACCATCAGGCTCTGGCAGAAGTCGTCAATAGATATGGCAGGTTAGCTTATTCTCTGGCGCTACGTATATTAGGTGATCAGGGATGGGCTGAGGAAGTACTTCAAGATGTGCTTGTAAAGTTATGGCAGAAGCCTGATATGTACGATCCCAAGCGTGGGGATCTCAGGCGTTGGTTGCTTAGTGTAACTCACAATGCGGCTATCGACAACTTACGAGGTAGACATGGCAGTGAGCAAAAGTATGAGGTAGGTTTCGAGAAATTCGATATCCTGCCGGATGGTTATGAGGACCCTTCAGAGGATGTTGTCAGAAAGTTACAAGCAGAAGAGGTAAGAGGAGCATTAGCTTTAATCCCCAGCGAACAGAAGGAAGTCATAGAGCTTGCATACTATGGCGGTATGACTATATCGCAGATAGCTAAACTTACTGGCGCCTCGACAGGGACCGTCAAGACGAGAATGCGCTTGGGCATGATGAAGCTTAGGCAGATATTAACTAGCTCAGGGGCCTCCGAATGA
- a CDS encoding cobalamin-binding protein, with protein sequence MRIVSLLPSATEIVCSLGLIDSLVGVTHECDYPPEVMGKPILTRSLIDTTQDSYSIDRQVVESLHEHRTLYALDEELLRELSPDLILTQELCDVCAVSYTVVEKAARILPAETPVVSLEPNTLYDILETILLVGRLTGTEARAQKLIDELITRIRAVESKASSVAHKPKVYCMEWVNPPYKSGHWIPEMVRIAGGEEVFGLEGIPSSRASWEEIAQAAPEVVVVMACGFDADRTERELMLINEREEWQSLPAVRNGNVWVSNGSAYFARPGPRIVDSLEMLAHAIHPELFPEPDRTQFRRFRPLAAASLV encoded by the coding sequence GTGCGTATAGTATCCCTGCTGCCAAGTGCTACTGAAATTGTTTGCTCCCTCGGGCTCATAGATAGCCTGGTGGGAGTTACACATGAATGCGATTACCCTCCAGAAGTAATGGGTAAGCCTATACTTACCAGGTCGTTGATAGATACTACTCAAGACAGTTATTCGATAGATAGGCAAGTAGTAGAGAGCCTACATGAGCACCGCACACTATACGCACTAGATGAAGAACTACTTAGAGAGCTATCTCCCGATCTAATCCTGACCCAGGAACTATGTGACGTTTGTGCAGTGTCGTATACCGTTGTAGAGAAGGCTGCACGCATACTACCCGCTGAAACACCAGTAGTATCCCTGGAGCCTAACACGCTATACGATATACTTGAGACCATCCTACTTGTAGGCAGGCTTACCGGTACGGAAGCAAGAGCACAGAAGCTGATAGATGAACTGATAACACGCATCAGAGCGGTAGAGTCTAAGGCCTCGTCCGTAGCCCACAAACCCAAGGTATATTGCATGGAATGGGTAAACCCTCCCTATAAATCTGGCCATTGGATCCCTGAGATGGTTAGGATAGCCGGAGGAGAAGAGGTCTTTGGTCTTGAGGGCATCCCTTCGAGCAGAGCTTCTTGGGAAGAAATAGCTCAGGCTGCACCTGAAGTAGTAGTAGTAATGGCCTGTGGGTTCGATGCCGATAGAACCGAGCGGGAGCTGATGCTAATCAATGAAAGGGAAGAGTGGCAATCGCTGCCTGCTGTTAGGAACGGTAATGTATGGGTATCCAACGGATCGGCTTACTTCGCGCGTCCTGGTCCAAGAATAGTGGACTCTCTTGAGATGCTTGCGCACGCCATACACCCAGAGTTGTTCCCAGAGCCAGACAGAACTCAATTCAGAAGATTTAGACCTCTGGCTGCCGCATCTCTAGTCTAG
- a CDS encoding cytochrome c maturation protein CcmE — MAQAVAVDTTRRRNLGLLVVGLVAAAAILYLVVSNFSANTVYYLKVSELQSSYHGGQVRVSGKVLPGSISRQGDKLSFTAYDGSGRMRVEYQGVVPDIFKDNADVVVEGTYDGQVFHAHTLLAKCPSKFQSKPSQGYAQ; from the coding sequence ATGGCACAAGCTGTAGCGGTAGACACCACAAGGAGAAGAAACCTGGGACTGCTAGTTGTGGGACTGGTGGCAGCTGCCGCCATCCTCTATCTGGTGGTCTCCAACTTCTCGGCCAACACCGTCTACTACCTGAAGGTCTCCGAGCTGCAGTCCTCCTATCATGGGGGACAGGTCAGGGTGTCAGGCAAGGTGTTGCCTGGCTCCATCTCCAGGCAAGGAGACAAGCTCAGCTTCACAGCCTATGATGGTTCTGGCAGGATGAGGGTGGAGTATCAGGGTGTGGTGCCGGACATCTTCAAGGACAATGCTGATGTGGTGGTGGAGGGCACCTATGATGGGCAGGTGTTCCATGCCCACACCCTGCTTGCCAAGTGCCCCTCCAAGTTCCAGTCCAAACCCTCCCAAGGATATGCCCAGTGA
- a CDS encoding cupredoxin domain-containing protein, producing MKTWIKPLIALLILLLVAMPSKVSATTNTTHKVEVDDNYFEPKTITIRVGDTVEWENEGQNPHTVTADDGSFDSGNLNSGDSFSHTFTKAGKYAYYCKYHGAAGGVGMAGTVVVMSGPAQTGAGGMANHESLLPILLLVVGVVILYLGLRFKYNRIS from the coding sequence ATGAAGACTTGGATTAAACCTCTTATAGCACTTCTAATCCTATTGCTAGTCGCAATGCCTTCCAAAGTGTCAGCTACCACGAATACTACTCATAAAGTGGAGGTTGATGACAACTATTTTGAACCCAAAACTATCACCATACGTGTGGGCGACACCGTCGAGTGGGAAAACGAAGGTCAGAATCCCCATACAGTAACTGCTGACGACGGTAGCTTCGACTCAGGAAACCTTAATTCTGGAGATAGCTTTAGTCACACATTTACTAAAGCAGGTAAATATGCTTATTACTGCAAGTATCATGGCGCCGCAGGCGGTGTAGGTATGGCAGGCACTGTAGTAGTAATGTCTGGACCTGCCCAAACGGGAGCTGGGGGTATGGCTAACCACGAGAGCTTACTCCCCATTTTGTTGCTGGTAGTAGGGGTAGTCATACTCTATCTAGGACTGAGATTCAAATATAACCGCATATCATAA
- a CDS encoding CcmD family protein, translating into MDNFGFLFAALLVVWIGIFVYIYYIGQKLNDLRQQLSEVEIRENQNTKEDQ; encoded by the coding sequence ATGGATAATTTTGGATTTCTTTTCGCTGCATTACTTGTCGTATGGATAGGTATCTTCGTCTATATCTACTACATTGGTCAGAAACTCAACGACCTCCGTCAGCAACTATCGGAAGTTGAAATTCGAGAAAACCAAAATACGAAGGAAGATCAGTAA
- the ccsA gene encoding cytochrome c biogenesis protein CcsA, producing the protein MAQITAAVQSTRYYGWVDKLSQVLAFVTLPLMALTLYMTLIYAPTDATQGDVQRIFYYHVPTAWNGFLAFFLVFVASVVYLFKSSRFWDALARASAEVGLVFTTIMIITGSLWGKPVWGTWWSWDPRMTTTLILWFIYLGYLMLRAYAPSKQQGARYAAVLGIVGFVDVPIVYMSTKWWRTLHPQQVVEPGQVSMPPEMLQAFMVSLLAFTLLFIWILIIRTRIALIEDELEIRSIENG; encoded by the coding sequence TTGGCACAAATAACAGCAGCAGTACAATCTACACGTTATTATGGCTGGGTAGACAAGCTGAGCCAAGTGCTAGCGTTTGTTACCTTGCCACTCATGGCACTAACTCTTTACATGACATTGATATATGCCCCCACAGATGCCACACAAGGTGACGTGCAACGTATCTTCTACTATCACGTTCCCACCGCATGGAACGGCTTCCTGGCATTTTTCCTAGTGTTTGTGGCTAGCGTCGTGTACCTCTTCAAGAGCAGTCGCTTTTGGGATGCATTGGCGCGTGCTTCTGCTGAGGTGGGTCTTGTCTTTACAACCATTATGATCATCACCGGATCCCTTTGGGGCAAGCCAGTATGGGGTACATGGTGGAGTTGGGATCCAAGAATGACCACCACTCTAATCCTGTGGTTCATCTACCTTGGATACCTCATGCTAAGAGCTTATGCTCCCAGCAAACAACAAGGCGCGCGCTATGCCGCAGTGCTAGGGATAGTTGGTTTCGTGGACGTACCTATAGTCTATATGTCTACCAAGTGGTGGAGAACCCTCCACCCACAACAGGTCGTAGAGCCTGGCCAGGTTAGCATGCCTCCCGAGATGCTACAGGCATTTATGGTATCTCTCTTAGCTTTCACCTTGCTCTTTATATGGATTCTTATCATAAGAACAAGAATAGCGCTAATAGAGGATGAGCTAGAAATCAGGAGTATAGAAAATGGATAA